Proteins found in one Micromonospora sp. WMMD1082 genomic segment:
- a CDS encoding cyclase family protein — protein MSGKFRVQFDAEVAFANGGGLRTEGFRLDIAGDGIDDADLAALFVRHLGLLMVSDVRITNKTIIQEAHKGGRAVADAAGGTAGRRLVELSHVVTDGMITLPGWPAPRISDWLTREASRERYAPGTEFHVARIDMIANTGTYLDAPAHRYADGADLTGIPLDRLADLPGMVVRLPAGTRAVDRLLLAPYDVAGRAVLLHTGWDTHFGTERYAAPEAPYLTGEGAQALVDAGAALVGIDSINIDDMSPAAGGERPAHSALLAAGVPIVEHLTGLDGLPPDGFRFTATPPRVAGMATFPVRAFATLDPGT, from the coding sequence ATGAGCGGGAAGTTTCGGGTGCAGTTCGACGCGGAGGTCGCGTTCGCCAACGGCGGCGGCCTGCGCACCGAGGGGTTCCGGCTGGACATAGCCGGTGACGGGATCGACGACGCCGACCTGGCGGCGCTCTTCGTCCGGCATCTCGGCCTGCTGATGGTGTCCGACGTGCGGATCACCAACAAGACGATCATCCAGGAGGCGCACAAGGGCGGTCGCGCCGTCGCGGACGCGGCGGGTGGCACCGCAGGTCGGCGACTGGTCGAGTTGAGTCACGTGGTCACCGACGGGATGATCACCCTGCCCGGCTGGCCGGCGCCCCGGATCAGCGACTGGCTGACCCGCGAGGCGTCCCGGGAGCGTTACGCACCGGGAACCGAGTTCCACGTGGCCCGGATCGACATGATCGCCAACACCGGCACGTACCTGGACGCCCCCGCGCACCGGTACGCCGACGGCGCCGACCTGACCGGCATACCGCTGGACCGCCTCGCCGACCTGCCGGGGATGGTGGTCCGGCTGCCCGCCGGCACCCGGGCGGTCGACCGCCTGCTGCTGGCGCCCTACGACGTCGCCGGCCGGGCCGTGCTGCTGCACACCGGCTGGGACACGCACTTCGGCACCGAGCGGTACGCCGCGCCGGAGGCGCCCTACCTGACCGGCGAGGGTGCGCAGGCGCTGGTGGACGCGGGCGCCGCCCTGGTCGGCATCGACTCGATCAACATCGACGACATGAGCCCGGCGGCGGGCGGCGAACGCCCCGCGCACAGTGCCCTGTTGGCCGCCGGCGTCCCGATCGTGGAGCACCTCACCGGCCTCGACGGGCTCCCACCCGACGGCTTCCGCTTCACCGCCACCCCACCCAGGGTGGCCGGCATGGCCACCTTCCCCGTCCGCGCCTTCGCAACACTCGACCCGGGAACATGA
- a CDS encoding 4-hydroxy-3-methylbut-2-enyl diphosphate reductase: MTEAEATSRTGKRVLLARPRGYCAGVDRAVQTVEEALKLYGAPIYVRKQIVHNKHVVRTLEAQGAIFVEENEEVPEGATVIFSAHGVAPEVYEQAKERSLRAIDATCPLVTKVHHEAKRFAAEDYDILLIGHEGHEEVIGTSGEAPEHIQLVDGPEDADRITVRDPNKVVWLSQTTLSVDETMETVARLKKRLPMLQSPPSDDICYATSNRQHVVKEIAPDCDVVIVVGSRNSSNSVRLVEVALDAGARGGHLVDFAHEIDDAWLTDARTVGLTSGASVPEELVQEVLAHLAERGFTDVEEVVTANERLTFSLPQELKRDMKAAAAARG, from the coding sequence GTGACTGAGGCTGAGGCGACTTCCCGGACCGGCAAGCGCGTGCTCCTGGCCCGGCCGCGTGGTTACTGCGCGGGCGTCGACCGGGCGGTGCAGACCGTCGAGGAGGCGCTCAAGCTCTACGGCGCCCCGATCTACGTCCGCAAGCAGATCGTGCACAACAAGCACGTGGTGCGGACGCTGGAGGCCCAGGGTGCGATCTTCGTGGAGGAGAACGAGGAGGTGCCCGAGGGCGCCACGGTGATCTTCTCCGCGCACGGCGTAGCGCCCGAGGTCTACGAGCAGGCGAAGGAGCGGTCGCTGAGGGCGATCGACGCGACCTGTCCACTGGTGACCAAGGTGCACCACGAGGCGAAGCGGTTCGCCGCCGAGGACTACGACATCCTGCTCATCGGCCACGAGGGCCACGAGGAGGTCATCGGCACCTCCGGCGAGGCGCCGGAGCACATCCAGCTGGTGGACGGTCCGGAGGATGCCGATCGGATCACCGTGCGGGATCCGAACAAGGTCGTCTGGCTGTCGCAGACCACCCTCTCGGTGGACGAGACCATGGAGACCGTGGCCCGCCTCAAGAAGCGGCTGCCGATGCTCCAGTCGCCGCCCAGCGACGACATCTGCTACGCCACGAGCAACCGTCAGCACGTGGTGAAGGAGATCGCGCCGGATTGCGACGTGGTGATCGTCGTCGGCTCGCGCAACTCCTCCAACTCGGTACGCCTGGTCGAGGTGGCCCTGGACGCCGGTGCCCGCGGTGGCCACCTGGTCGACTTCGCCCACGAGATCGACGACGCCTGGCTGACCGACGCGCGGACGGTGGGCCTGACCTCCGGCGCGAGCGTGCCGGAGGAACTGGTCCAGGAGGTGCTGGCGCACCTTGCCGAGCGCGGCTTCACCGACGTGGAGGAGGTGGTGACCGCCAACGAGCGGCTCACGTTCTCGCTGCCCCAGGAGCTCAAGCGCGACATGAAGGCCGCCGCGGCGGCCCGGGGCTGA
- a CDS encoding PadR family transcriptional regulator, producing MKSSQLLKGVLEVAVLATISRREVYGLELLELLRKAGITPLGDPSVYGVLRRLEQDELVTARLVPSTAGPARKYYAITPKGCTSLDAAEAEWSRLAQAVNLLLEMRREDG from the coding sequence GTGAAGTCAAGTCAACTGCTCAAGGGCGTGCTGGAGGTCGCCGTCCTGGCGACGATCTCTCGCCGCGAGGTGTACGGGCTGGAGTTGTTGGAGCTGCTCAGGAAGGCGGGCATCACACCGCTCGGCGATCCGTCGGTCTACGGCGTGCTCCGCAGGTTGGAGCAGGACGAACTGGTCACCGCCCGGCTGGTGCCGTCGACCGCCGGCCCCGCCCGCAAGTACTACGCGATCACCCCGAAGGGGTGCACCAGCCTGGACGCGGCGGAGGCGGAATGGTCGCGTCTCGCCCAGGCGGTCAATCTGCTGTTGGAGATGAGGAGAGAAGATGGGTGA
- a CDS encoding DNA recombination protein RmuC, which produces MELSTLAVVVVCLGAGGAVGWFAARSRSATEIARLDATLRATREGEGRLEQSMRALSYEATAQSQEAVARAVAPLHETLRRYEQRVAELEHDRVDAYAELREQVRSMSAVSGELRTETKQLVAALRAPQVRGRWGEHQLRRIVEAAGMLEHCDFSEQVTAATDHQTVRPDLVVRLHGGRTVVVDAKAPFDAYLTAMEARDERGRDAQLDAHAKHLRAHVDALAAKSYWAAFESTPEFVVLFVPADTFLDVALQRDPTLLEHAFARNVVLATPATLVALLRTVAWSWRQEQLARNAVAVHSLARELYGRLSTLGDHVGKLGASLGGAVTAYNRAVGSLEARVLVSARKLAELGVSDQELTVPGQVELAPRQPQAPELVADDSTADGRSRSN; this is translated from the coding sequence ATGGAGCTCTCGACCCTGGCGGTTGTCGTCGTCTGCCTCGGCGCCGGTGGCGCGGTCGGTTGGTTCGCCGCCCGGTCGCGCTCGGCCACCGAGATCGCCCGGCTGGACGCCACCCTGCGGGCGACCCGCGAGGGTGAGGGGCGGCTGGAGCAGTCGATGCGGGCGTTGAGTTACGAGGCGACGGCACAGTCGCAGGAGGCGGTCGCCCGGGCGGTGGCCCCGCTGCACGAGACCCTGCGCCGCTACGAGCAGCGGGTGGCCGAGCTGGAGCACGACCGGGTCGACGCGTACGCCGAGCTGCGCGAGCAGGTGCGCTCGATGAGCGCCGTCTCGGGCGAGCTGCGCACCGAGACCAAGCAGCTGGTGGCGGCGTTGCGAGCACCGCAGGTACGCGGCCGGTGGGGCGAGCACCAGCTGCGCCGCATCGTCGAGGCCGCCGGTATGCTGGAGCATTGCGACTTCTCCGAGCAGGTCACCGCCGCCACCGACCACCAGACCGTACGCCCCGACCTGGTGGTCCGCCTGCACGGCGGCCGGACGGTGGTGGTGGACGCCAAGGCGCCCTTCGACGCGTACCTCACCGCCATGGAGGCGCGCGACGAGCGTGGCCGTGACGCCCAGCTCGACGCGCACGCGAAGCACCTGCGGGCGCACGTCGACGCGCTGGCCGCCAAGTCGTACTGGGCCGCGTTCGAGTCCACTCCCGAGTTCGTGGTGCTCTTCGTGCCGGCCGACACGTTCCTCGACGTGGCGCTGCAACGCGACCCCACGCTGCTGGAGCACGCCTTCGCCCGTAACGTGGTGCTCGCCACGCCGGCCACCCTGGTCGCGCTGCTGCGTACGGTGGCCTGGTCCTGGCGGCAGGAACAGCTCGCCCGCAACGCCGTGGCGGTGCACTCGCTGGCCCGAGAACTGTACGGGCGGCTGTCCACCCTCGGTGACCACGTCGGCAAGCTCGGCGCCTCGCTCGGCGGCGCGGTGACCGCGTACAACCGGGCGGTGGGTTCGCTGGAGGCGCGGGTGCTGGTGAGCGCCCGCAAGCTGGCCGAACTGGGCGTGTCGGATCAGGAGCTGACCGTGCCGGGGCAGGTGGAGCTGGCACCACGGCAGCCCCAGGCACCCGAACTGGTGGCCGACGATTCCACAGCGGATGGTCGAAGTCGGTCGAACTAG
- a CDS encoding S8 family serine peptidase produces MSKPRNLSRRTSAALFASVMAASAVTVVGGAATASAAPAGPDAAQATPAEALGQHDAKLLAEAEAKKAPTVTMIVATEKGKAKDVADDLTDLGAAVTERYDTIGYVLAKVPTGKAVKAATLPGVAAIDLDEKIQLPDPKPEIVQGGKKGDKQGGTLSGPGAKTPADNPYMPTGETGAVKFVKQNKKWDGRGVTIGIMDSGVDLEHPALQKTTTGERKIVDWVTATDPFEDATWRPMINQVTGPTFTLAGRTWTAPAGSYRFNLFNESVTNNSEPGGDVNRDGDNTDQFGILFDPATNNIWVDTDQDGDFTDEAVMRPYREKFDVGYFGVDNPATPVKERMSFVVEYRKNVDTTPVGGPGLVDYVNIGIIESAHGTHVAGITAANSMLGNKSFNGAAPGAKIVSSRACSWGGGCTAAALTTGMADLVINRGVDVINMSIGGLPALNDGNNARATLYNNLITTYGVQMFISAGNSGPGVNTIGDPSASTNVVSVAASVSKDTWLANYGSVVKKKNALFNFSSRGPREDGGAKPNIAAPGSAISTTPVWQPGSPVAEAGYALPSGYGMFNGTSMASPQAAGAAALLLSAAKATDKGVTPAALRRAIYTSAKPIADTPTYAQGYGMFDVPGAWNLLRRSTEPRSYTADAPVCTVLAGQLATPHRGTGVYNRCGSADGGHKVNQSKSYQVTLTRTSGTTGNIKHNVGLRGNNGTFSAPKNVTLPLNKAVTITITAKPKTAGAHGTIVTVDDPTTNTIDFEFSAVVVASNDVSKPNFAYSAQGSVERNSTRSYFVTVPPGAGALQVNLSGIATGSQTRFIAFNPWGVPVGSTSSLACFTNFASTVVCNAFERDYQNPLPGVWEIEVESRRTSPALSNPYQIQARVQGVAVEPAVVELPSVTAGTPTPVTWSLRNTFGPVTVTGQGGPLSSTHSERPTIVELATQEFTVEVPAGATSFTARIGNTSNAGADLDLFVYRDGALVAYNADGDSEEFVTLTNPVAGTYTVVVDAYSVDGAGGSTAYDYRDSYSSPALGTLAASSGTLTLAHGATGTLSGTVTAQSAPSAGRTLSGELAVVTTEGAVVGRGSVSIGAVN; encoded by the coding sequence GTGAGCAAACCCCGAAACCTGAGCCGGCGCACCTCCGCCGCGCTCTTCGCCTCGGTCATGGCCGCCAGCGCCGTGACCGTGGTGGGCGGCGCCGCCACGGCGAGCGCCGCTCCTGCCGGACCCGACGCCGCGCAGGCCACCCCCGCCGAGGCGTTGGGCCAGCACGACGCCAAGCTGCTCGCCGAGGCGGAGGCGAAGAAGGCCCCCACCGTCACGATGATCGTCGCCACCGAGAAGGGGAAGGCGAAGGACGTCGCCGACGACCTCACGGACCTGGGCGCGGCGGTCACCGAACGCTACGACACCATCGGCTACGTCCTCGCCAAGGTGCCGACCGGCAAGGCGGTCAAGGCCGCCACGCTGCCCGGCGTCGCCGCGATCGACCTGGACGAGAAGATCCAGCTGCCCGACCCGAAGCCGGAGATCGTCCAGGGCGGCAAGAAGGGCGACAAGCAGGGCGGTACGCTCAGCGGCCCCGGCGCCAAGACGCCCGCCGACAACCCGTACATGCCGACGGGCGAGACCGGCGCGGTCAAGTTCGTCAAGCAGAACAAGAAGTGGGACGGGCGCGGCGTCACCATCGGCATCATGGACTCCGGTGTGGACCTGGAGCACCCGGCGCTGCAGAAGACGACCACCGGCGAGCGGAAGATCGTCGACTGGGTCACCGCGACCGACCCGTTCGAGGACGCCACCTGGCGGCCGATGATCAACCAGGTCACCGGGCCGACGTTCACCCTGGCCGGGCGCACCTGGACGGCTCCGGCCGGCAGCTACCGCTTCAACCTGTTCAACGAGTCGGTGACGAACAACAGCGAGCCGGGCGGTGACGTCAACCGCGACGGCGACAACACGGACCAGTTCGGCATCCTCTTCGACCCGGCGACCAACAACATCTGGGTCGACACCGACCAGGACGGCGACTTCACCGACGAGGCCGTCATGCGGCCGTACCGGGAGAAGTTCGATGTCGGCTACTTCGGCGTCGACAACCCGGCGACACCGGTCAAGGAGCGGATGTCGTTCGTCGTCGAGTACCGCAAGAACGTCGACACCACTCCGGTCGGCGGCCCCGGCCTGGTCGACTACGTCAACATCGGCATCATCGAGAGCGCGCACGGCACGCACGTCGCCGGCATCACCGCCGCCAACAGCATGCTGGGCAACAAGTCGTTCAACGGTGCCGCACCCGGCGCCAAGATCGTTTCCTCCCGTGCCTGCTCCTGGGGTGGTGGCTGCACCGCCGCCGCGCTCACCACCGGCATGGCCGATCTGGTGATCAACCGCGGGGTCGACGTCATCAACATGTCGATCGGTGGCCTGCCGGCGCTCAACGACGGCAACAACGCCCGCGCCACCCTCTACAACAACCTGATCACCACGTACGGGGTGCAGATGTTCATCTCGGCCGGCAACTCCGGCCCGGGTGTGAACACCATCGGCGACCCGTCGGCGTCGACCAACGTGGTCAGCGTCGCCGCCAGCGTCAGCAAGGACACCTGGCTGGCCAACTACGGCTCGGTGGTCAAGAAGAAGAACGCCCTGTTCAACTTCTCCTCGCGCGGCCCGCGTGAGGACGGTGGCGCCAAGCCGAACATCGCCGCGCCGGGCTCCGCCATCTCCACCACCCCGGTCTGGCAGCCGGGCAGCCCGGTCGCCGAGGCCGGCTACGCGCTGCCGTCCGGCTACGGCATGTTCAACGGCACGTCGATGGCGTCCCCGCAGGCCGCCGGTGCCGCCGCACTGCTGCTCTCGGCCGCCAAGGCGACCGACAAGGGCGTCACCCCGGCCGCGCTGCGCCGGGCGATCTACACCTCGGCCAAGCCGATCGCCGACACCCCGACGTACGCGCAGGGTTACGGCATGTTCGACGTGCCGGGCGCCTGGAACCTGCTGCGCAGGAGCACGGAGCCCCGCTCCTACACCGCCGACGCCCCGGTCTGCACGGTGCTTGCCGGCCAGCTGGCCACCCCGCACCGCGGTACCGGCGTCTACAACCGCTGCGGCTCCGCCGACGGCGGCCACAAGGTCAACCAGTCGAAGTCGTACCAGGTCACGCTGACCCGGACGAGCGGCACGACCGGCAACATCAAGCACAACGTCGGTCTGCGCGGCAACAACGGCACCTTCTCGGCCCCGAAGAACGTCACGCTGCCGCTGAACAAGGCCGTCACCATCACGATCACCGCCAAGCCCAAGACCGCGGGCGCCCACGGCACGATCGTGACCGTCGACGACCCGACCACCAACACGATCGACTTCGAGTTCTCCGCCGTGGTGGTGGCCTCGAACGACGTCAGCAAGCCCAACTTCGCCTACTCGGCGCAGGGCTCGGTGGAGCGGAACAGCACCAGGTCGTACTTCGTGACGGTGCCGCCGGGTGCCGGTGCGCTGCAGGTGAACCTCTCCGGCATCGCCACCGGGTCGCAGACCCGCTTCATCGCCTTCAACCCGTGGGGCGTACCGGTGGGGAGCACCTCCAGCCTGGCCTGCTTCACCAACTTCGCCAGCACGGTCGTCTGCAACGCGTTCGAGCGTGACTACCAGAACCCGCTGCCGGGTGTCTGGGAGATCGAGGTGGAGTCGCGGCGGACGTCGCCGGCGCTGAGCAACCCGTACCAGATCCAGGCGCGGGTGCAGGGCGTGGCCGTCGAGCCGGCCGTCGTCGAGCTGCCGTCGGTGACCGCCGGCACCCCGACCCCGGTCACCTGGTCGCTGCGGAACACCTTCGGCCCGGTCACGGTGACCGGCCAGGGTGGCCCGCTGTCCAGCACGCACTCGGAGCGGCCGACCATCGTCGAGTTGGCCACCCAGGAGTTCACCGTTGAGGTGCCGGCGGGCGCCACCAGCTTCACCGCCCGCATCGGCAACACGTCGAACGCCGGTGCCGACCTCGACCTGTTCGTCTACCGGGACGGCGCTCTGGTCGCGTACAACGCGGACGGCGACTCGGAGGAGTTCGTGACCCTCACCAACCCGGTGGCGGGCACGTACACCGTCGTGGTGGACGCGTACTCGGTGGACGGCGCCGGTGGCAGCACCGCGTACGACTACCGGGACTCGTACTCGTCCCCGGCGCTCGGCACCCTCGCGGCGTCGAGCGGCACCCTCACCCTGGCACACGGCGCCACCGGCACCCTCTCGGGCACGGTGACCGCCCAGTCCGCCCCGTCCGCGGGCCGGACGCTCTCCGGTGAGCTGGCCGTGGTGACCACCGAGGGCGCGGTCGTCGGCCGCGGCTCGGTCTCCATCGGCGCGGTGAACTGA
- the xseA gene encoding exodeoxyribonuclease VII large subunit, with amino-acid sequence MGGVDKSSSEEPWPVRVVSQKIGAWVARLGWVWVDGQVAQISRRPGASTVFLTLRDPSADLSLTVTTNRDVLDTGAPELREGARVVLHAKPEFYAARGTLSLRADEIRQVGLGELLARLEKLKKLLAAEGLFDRARKRRPPFLPQRIGLITGRASAAERDVLTNARRRWPAVEFRTVNVAVQGPSAVPQIVDALKVLDADPSIDVIILARGGGGIEDLLPFSDEALCRAVFACRTPVVSAIGHETDAPLVDYVADVRASTPTDAAKRVVPDLAEEVRLIKQGRHRLHRAVHNLVERESHRIDALRSRPVLARPQVMVEQRAADLAALRQRAGRCLDHRLAAADDDLRHTLARLRALSPAATLDRGYAIVQRADGHVVRAATDVAPGDPLRVRLANGELATTVTP; translated from the coding sequence GTGGGCGGGGTGGACAAGAGCAGCTCGGAGGAGCCGTGGCCGGTACGGGTGGTCAGCCAGAAGATCGGCGCCTGGGTCGCGCGGCTGGGGTGGGTCTGGGTCGACGGGCAGGTGGCGCAGATCAGCCGACGCCCCGGCGCCAGCACCGTCTTCCTGACCCTGCGTGACCCGTCGGCCGACCTGAGCCTCACCGTCACCACCAACCGGGACGTCCTCGACACTGGCGCACCCGAACTGCGCGAGGGCGCCCGCGTCGTTCTGCACGCCAAGCCGGAGTTCTACGCCGCCCGGGGCACGCTCAGCCTGCGCGCGGACGAGATCCGCCAGGTCGGCCTCGGTGAACTGCTGGCCAGGCTGGAGAAGCTCAAGAAGCTGCTCGCCGCCGAAGGGCTGTTCGACCGGGCCCGCAAGCGCCGCCCGCCGTTCCTGCCGCAGCGGATCGGGCTGATCACCGGCCGGGCCAGCGCCGCCGAGCGGGACGTGCTGACCAACGCCCGTCGACGCTGGCCGGCGGTGGAGTTCCGGACGGTGAACGTGGCCGTCCAGGGCCCGAGCGCTGTGCCGCAGATCGTGGACGCGCTCAAGGTGCTCGACGCCGATCCGAGCATCGACGTGATCATCCTGGCTCGGGGCGGGGGCGGCATCGAGGACCTGCTCCCCTTCTCCGACGAGGCACTGTGTCGGGCCGTCTTCGCCTGCCGTACGCCGGTGGTCAGCGCGATCGGCCACGAGACGGACGCGCCGCTGGTCGACTACGTGGCCGACGTCCGCGCGTCGACACCCACCGACGCGGCCAAGCGGGTGGTGCCCGACCTGGCCGAGGAGGTACGCCTGATCAAGCAGGGCCGGCACCGCCTGCACCGGGCGGTGCACAACCTGGTCGAGCGCGAGTCGCACCGCATCGACGCGCTGCGGTCGCGCCCCGTGCTGGCCCGGCCACAGGTGATGGTGGAACAGCGGGCCGCCGACCTGGCCGCCCTGCGCCAACGCGCCGGCCGCTGCCTGGACCACCGCCTCGCCGCCGCCGACGACGACCTGCGGCACACCCTGGCCCGGCTGCGCGCGCTCTCGCCGGCAGCCACCCTCGACCGCGGGTACGCCATCGTGCAGCGCGCCGACGGTCACGTCGTACGCGCGGCCACCGACGTCGCCCCCGGCGACCCCCTGCGGGTACGCCTCGCCAACGGCGAACTCGCCACCACCGTCACCCCCTAA
- the ppc gene encoding phosphoenolpyruvate carboxylase translates to MTDQHDHDGPDAALRADIRRLGTLLGQTLARQEGRPLLDLVEEIRAQVRTDAPAAARRLGGLDVTTGTKLARAFSTYFHLANITEQVHRARDLRRRRAVHGGWLDQAARMIAERGVPAEEIAAVARRLAVRPVFTAHPTEAARRSILSKLRAIADELDTETANAILYGASDEGPANRRLAELLDLMWQTDELRLDRPDPTDEARNAIYYLRDLFAEAAPQVLTDLAETLRTLGVETSPTARPLTFGTWIGGDRDGNPFVTPTVTREVLAIQHEHGLTATEAAMEELINEVSVSRRLRGVSLDLSASLAADLDALPEVAPRFRRVNAEEPYRLKARCVRAKLANTRARLRQGTPHVPGRDYRGSAELIADLELLRASLARNSGQLTAVGRLAATIRTVSAFGLHLATMDVREHAEKHHEVLTQFYRAVGEVDDYPSLSRLERTKLLADELTGRRPLSTVDTPLSETARKTFDVFATIRDAQDRFGAEVIESYIISMTLGVDDVLAAVVLAREAGLVDVHTGRARVGFVPLLETPAELNSGGEMLDELLSLPAYRALVAARGDVQEVMLGYSDSNKEAGITTSQWSIHRAQRALRDVAARHGVHLRLFHGRGGTVGRGGGPTHDAVLAQPYGTLDGAIKVTEQGEVISDKYTLPALARENLELTVAAVLQATLLHTAPRQPAEMLERWDAAMDVVSESAFRSYRSLVEDPDLPAYFWASTPTELLGALNIGSRPAKRPNTGAGLSGLRAIPWVFGWTQTRQIVPGWFGVGSGLAAAREAGLADVLAEMHRNWHFFRTFLSNVEMMLTKTDLSIARRYVETLVPKKLHPIFAKIEEEYELTRREVLAVTDSPDLLENSPVLQRTLAVRDTYLEPLHHLQVALLRQYRESGAAGRAVATAPGSRRAPSDGTALERALLTTVNGIAAGMRNTG, encoded by the coding sequence GTGACCGACCAGCACGATCACGACGGCCCGGACGCCGCCCTGCGCGCCGACATCCGCCGCCTGGGCACGCTGCTCGGGCAGACCCTGGCCCGCCAGGAGGGCCGCCCCCTGCTCGACCTCGTCGAGGAGATCCGCGCCCAGGTCCGCACCGACGCCCCGGCCGCCGCCCGGCGGCTGGGCGGGCTCGACGTGACCACCGGCACCAAGCTGGCCCGCGCCTTCTCCACCTACTTCCACCTGGCCAACATCACCGAGCAGGTGCACCGCGCCCGCGACCTGCGCCGCCGCCGCGCCGTGCACGGCGGCTGGCTGGACCAGGCGGCCAGGATGATCGCCGAGCGCGGGGTGCCGGCCGAGGAGATCGCCGCCGTGGCCCGCCGGTTGGCGGTACGCCCGGTCTTCACCGCCCACCCCACCGAGGCGGCCCGCCGGTCGATCCTGTCCAAGCTGCGCGCGATCGCCGACGAGCTGGACACCGAGACGGCCAACGCGATCCTCTACGGCGCCAGCGACGAGGGCCCGGCGAACCGGCGGCTGGCCGAGCTGCTCGATCTCATGTGGCAGACCGACGAGCTGCGCCTGGACCGGCCGGATCCGACCGACGAGGCCCGCAACGCCATCTACTACCTGCGTGACCTGTTCGCCGAGGCGGCCCCGCAGGTGCTCACCGACCTGGCCGAGACGCTGCGTACGCTCGGCGTGGAGACCTCGCCGACGGCCCGGCCGCTGACCTTCGGCACCTGGATCGGCGGCGACCGGGACGGCAACCCGTTCGTCACCCCGACGGTGACCCGCGAGGTGCTGGCCATCCAGCACGAGCACGGCCTGACCGCCACCGAGGCGGCGATGGAAGAGCTGATCAACGAGGTGTCGGTCTCCCGCCGGCTGCGCGGGGTGTCGCTCGACCTCTCCGCCAGCCTCGCCGCCGACCTCGACGCGCTGCCCGAGGTGGCGCCCCGGTTCCGCCGGGTCAACGCCGAGGAGCCGTACCGTCTCAAGGCCCGCTGCGTACGCGCCAAGCTCGCCAACACCCGGGCCCGGCTGCGCCAGGGCACGCCGCACGTGCCGGGGCGGGACTATCGCGGCTCGGCCGAGCTGATCGCCGACCTGGAACTGCTGCGCGCCTCGCTGGCCCGCAACTCCGGCCAGCTCACCGCCGTGGGGCGGCTCGCCGCCACCATCCGTACCGTCTCCGCGTTCGGCCTGCACCTGGCCACCATGGACGTCCGCGAGCACGCCGAGAAGCACCACGAGGTGCTCACCCAGTTCTACCGGGCGGTGGGCGAGGTCGACGACTATCCGTCGCTGAGCCGGCTGGAGCGCACCAAGCTGCTCGCCGACGAGCTGACCGGCCGCCGGCCGCTGTCCACCGTGGACACGCCGCTGAGCGAGACGGCCCGCAAGACGTTCGACGTGTTCGCCACCATCCGCGACGCGCAGGACCGGTTCGGCGCCGAGGTGATCGAGTCGTACATCATCTCGATGACCCTCGGCGTGGACGACGTGCTGGCCGCGGTGGTGCTCGCCCGCGAGGCCGGGCTGGTCGACGTGCACACCGGCCGCGCCCGGGTCGGCTTCGTGCCGTTGCTGGAGACCCCGGCCGAGCTGAACTCCGGCGGCGAGATGCTCGACGAGCTGCTGTCGCTGCCGGCGTACCGGGCGCTGGTGGCGGCCCGGGGCGACGTGCAGGAGGTGATGCTCGGCTACTCCGACTCCAACAAGGAGGCCGGCATCACCACCAGCCAGTGGTCCATCCACCGGGCGCAGCGGGCGCTGCGGGACGTGGCCGCCCGGCACGGGGTGCACCTGCGGCTCTTCCACGGCCGGGGCGGCACCGTGGGGCGCGGCGGCGGCCCGACGCACGACGCGGTCCTGGCCCAGCCGTACGGCACGCTGGACGGTGCGATCAAGGTGACCGAGCAGGGCGAGGTCATCTCCGACAAGTACACGCTGCCCGCGCTGGCCCGGGAGAACCTGGAACTGACCGTGGCCGCGGTGCTCCAGGCGACGCTGCTGCACACCGCACCCCGGCAGCCGGCCGAGATGCTGGAACGCTGGGACGCCGCGATGGACGTGGTCTCGGAGTCGGCGTTCCGGTCGTACCGGTCGCTGGTGGAGGATCCGGACCTGCCGGCGTACTTCTGGGCGTCCACCCCCACCGAGCTGCTCGGCGCGCTGAACATCGGCTCCCGGCCGGCGAAGCGGCCGAACACCGGCGCCGGGCTGTCCGGGCTGCGGGCCATTCCCTGGGTGTTCGGCTGGACCCAGACCCGGCAGATCGTGCCCGGCTGGTTCGGGGTCGGCTCGGGCCTGGCCGCCGCCCGCGAGGCCGGCCTGGCCGACGTGCTGGCCGAGATGCACCGCAACTGGCACTTCTTCCGCACGTTCCTGTCGAACGTCGAGATGATGCTGACCAAGACCGACCTCAGCATCGCCCGCCGATACGTGGAGACCCTGGTGCCGAAGAAGCTGCACCCGATCTTCGCCAAGATCGAAGAGGAGTACGAGCTGACCCGGCGCGAGGTGCTGGCCGTCACCGACTCCCCCGACCTGCTGGAGAACTCCCCGGTGCTGCAACGCACCCTCGCCGTACGCGACACCTACCTGGAGCCGCTGCACCATCTCCAGGTGGCGCTGCTGCGGCAGTACCGCGAGTCCGGTGCGGCGGGGCGAGCGGTGGCCACCGCACCGGGCAGCCGGCGTGCCCCCAGCGACGGCACCGCTTTGGAACGCGCCCTGCTCACCACCGTCAACGGCATCGCCGCCGGCATGCGCAACACCGGCTGA